GGGGCGCGATCGGCATCGCGCCCCGTCTTGCGTTTTGTCTGCGGTCGGGTCAGGCGGCGGTTGAAGCCTTTTGAGCTTCCTTCAATTGCGCGGCCGCGGCTTCGTCGCGGCGGATCTCCGACAGCCGCTTCTGCACTTCCGCCGAGAAGATGTACTGCGCCGGACGCTGCTTATCGAGGCTGATCTCCGGCGCCATCGGACCGGTGGTCTTGACGCCGCGCAGCGACACCCACAGCGCCTTCAGGGGACTGCTCAGCGCCGCACTCGCCGCCGTCGGCTCGTAACCGCAATGCGCCATGCAATCGGCGCACTTCTCGTACTTGCCGGTGCCGTAGGTCTCCCAGTCGGTCGTCTCCATCAATTCCTTGAAGGTCTTGGTGTAGCCTTCGCCGAGCAGGTAGCAGGGCTTCTGCCAGCCGAAGATGTTGCGCGCCGGCATCCCCCACGGGGTGCATTCGAAATCCTGATTGCCGGCCAGGAAATCCAGGAACAGGCCGGAATGCATGAAGTTCCACTTCTTGCCCTTGCCAAGCGCGAACACGTCGCGGAACAGCTTCTTGGTCTTGGTGCGGTTGAGGAAGTGCTCCTGGTCGGGCGCACGCTCATAGGCATAGCCCGGCGACATCGAGACGCCGACGCCGAGTTCGGTGGTGAAGTCGAGGAATTTGGCGATATCTTCCGCGGCGTGGCCGTCGAAGATGGTGGCATTGACGTTGACCGCGAAACCCTTGGCTTTCGCAGCCTTGATCGCCGAGACCGCGCGATCGAACACGCCCTTCTGCGAAACCGCCTTGTCGTGGTGGTCCTTCAGGCCGTCGAGATGCACCGAGAAGAACAGGTAGGGCGACGGCTCGAACAGATCGAGCTTCTTCTCCAGGAGCAGCGCATTGGTGCACAACGACACGAATTTCTTGCGCGCCACGAGGCCACGGACGATCTCGCCGATCTCCTTGTGGATCAGCGGCTCGCCGCCGGGAATAGCCACCATCGGCGCGCCGCATTCGTCGGCGGCATCCCAGCATTCCTGCGCCGACATGCGGCGGTTGAGGATCGCGTCGGGATAGTCGATCTTGCCACAGCCGACGCATTCGAGGTTGCAGCGAAACAACGGCTCGAGCATCAAGACCAGCGGATAGCGTTTCCGGCCAAGCAGCTTCTGCTTGAGCATGTAGCCGCCGATACGCATCTCTTTGAAGAACGGTATTGCCATTACGTGTTTTCTTTCTGGAACTTGGAAACGAAGTGGGTCAGCCCGCAGTCAGTTCGGCCGGAAGCCGGAATTCGATATTTTCTTCGCGGCCCGGAAGCACGGATACCTTCACCGGGCCGATACGCCGCAACGCCTCGATCACGTCATCGACTAGCACTTCCGGAGCCGAGGCGCCGGCGGTGATGCCGACGGCCTTGGCGTCCTTCAGCCATTCGGGGTTCAGCTCGCTGCCGTCGGCGATCAGATAACTCGCGACCCCGACCTCGGTGCCGATTTCGCGAAGCCGGTTCGAGTTCGAACTATTAGTGGCCCCCACCACCAAGATAACGTCCACGAGCTTGCTCAGGTCCCTTACCGCAGATTGGCGGTTCTGTGTCGCATAGCAGATATCCCGGATGTCGGGGCCTTGAATATCCGTAAATCGGGCCTGGAGGGCGGAAATGATGTCTTTTGTGTCATCCACGCTGAGCGTGGTCTGGGTGATGTAGGCCACCGGGGTGTCCGCCGGCAGGGTCAGGGCGGCCACGTCGTCGACGTTCTGGACCAGCGTCACGGGGCCGGGGACCTGGCCCATGGTGCCCTCGACCTCGGGATGGCCGGCATGGCCGATCAGGACCAGCACCCGGCCTTTCGACATGTAGCGCTTGCCCTGGTTGTGGACCTTGGTCACCAGCGGGCAGGTGGCGTTGAGGACGGGCAGGCCGCGCACCGCGGCTTCCTCCTCCACGCTCCGGGCGACGCCGTGGGCGCTGAACACCGTGACCGAAAGCGGCGGGACCTCGGAGAGATCCTCGACGAAGATGGCGCCCTTGTTCTTCAGGCTCTCGACCACGTATTTGTTGTGAACGATCTCGTGGCGGACATAGACCGGTGGGCCGTATTTCTCGAGCGCGCGCTCGACGATCTCGATGGCGCGCACGACGCCCGCGCAAAATCCGCGCGGTTGCGCAAGATACACTTCCATGGGATGCCCGTTACGCAAGCTGCACCAACCTCATTTCACTCTCCGGCCCTCTCCGGTCGCGCGGATATCTGCAATATCCGCACCATGCCGGGTTCCTGGAATCTGTCCGCCCCGCCCCAAATCCATGGAGAGACAGGACTTTGTGTCAAAAAACGATCGGCCGGGAAAGGCGCATCGCAAACAAAGGCCCAACGGCGTTAAGCCGGACCTGGTAATATGATACAGTAATGCGCGAGCCGCGGCGGGTGAACCCCTAACCCCCTCACTTGTTCGTCACTTTACCGCCCGATGAAGCGGACTATATCAGCCGGGCAGCGCAGTTTCGGCACATTTTGCGCTATTTGGTCGTGCTTCCTCGGAAAAAATCCTCGAAATCAACATTAGATCAGCCTGCGGAACTCCGGTAGACAGCGGGCGTTTCCGGCAAGCCGTTAACGTTAGAAAGAAAAGAAGTGCTGACAAGAATTGTTGTCTCGATTGTTAAGGCTTGCACGCGGTTCGCCCTCCCAACTGTCCTGATCGCACTCATCCTGGCGATCGCGGCGGGCTTCTACACCGCCCGGAACTTCGCCATCAACACCGACATCAACACCCTGATTTCGCCCAATCTGGACTGGCGCAAGCGCGACAATCAATTCGGCGAGGCGTTCGATCGGGAAAGGACCATCCTGGCCGTGGTGGAGGCGCCGACGCCCGAACTGACCAGCACCGCGGCCGCGGCGCTCGCGCGCAAGCTCGTTGGCGACACCAGGCATTTCGAATCCGTCCAGCAACTCGGGTCGGGGGAATTCTTCGAGAAGAACGGCTTGCTGTTCCTCTCCGTCGAGGAGGTCGGCAGGCTGACCGGCCAGTTCTCGTCCGCCGCCCCGCTGATCGAGATCATGGCCGGCGACCCCAGCATTCGCGGCCTGACCGGCGCGCTGGAGACCGGCCTTGCCGGCGTCAAGCGCGGCCAGTTCAAGCTCGATAGCACCGAGCGGCCGTTCAACCTGATCGCCCAGACGGTCGAGAATGTGCTGAACAAGGGGGCTGCCACCTTCTCCTGGCGCGAACTCGTCAGCGACAAGCCGTTGACCGATTCCGACCGGCGCGCCTTCATCGAATTCAAGCCGATCCTCGATTTCAATGCGCTGGAGCCCGGCAAGGCGGCGACCGATGCAATCCGGCAGGCGGCCTCCGAGCTCAACCTGGCCGGCGGATTTGACGCCCGAATCCGATTGACCGGGCCGGTTCCGATCGCCAACGAGGAGTTCTCGACCGTTCAGGACGGTGCGATCGTCAACGGCATCGGCACCGTCCTGGTCGTGCTGGTCATCCTCTGGATGGCGCTGCATTCGTCGAAGATCATCTTTGCCGTGTTCCTCAACCTCTTCATCGGGCTTTCGATCACCACGGCGGTGGGCCTGATGATGGTCGGTTCGCTGAACCTGCTCTCGATCGCCTTTGCCGTGCTGTTCGTCGGACTGGGCGTGGATTTCGGCATCCAGTTCAGCGTCCGCTACCGTTCGGAGCGTTTCAAGAACGACGATCTGGCGCTGGCGCTGGAGAGGGCGGCCGAACGCTCGGCGGTGCCGCTCTCGCTCGCCGCGATGGCGACGGCGGCCGGCTTCCTGTGTTTTCTGCCGACCGACTACAAGGGCATTTCCGAGCTCGGCAAGATCGCCGGCGTGGGCATGCTGGCGGCTTTCCTGACCAGCATCACGGTGCTGCCGGCGCTGCTGAAGCTGCTCAATCCGCCCGGCGAAAGCGAGCCGGTCGGCTACGCGTTCCTGGCGCCGGTCGATGAGTTCCTCGAAAAGCACCGCGTCGGGATCATCGCCGGCACGCTGCTGGTCGCGGTGGCCGGCCTGCCGTTCTTGTACTTCATGAAGTTCGACTTCAACCCGATCAACCTGCGCAATTCGCAGGTCGAGTCGATCGCGACCTTTCTGGACCTGAGAAAGGACCCGAACACCGGCGCCAACGCCGTCAACGTGATGACGAATTCCGAGGCCGACGCCAAGAAGATAGAGGCGAGACTTGAGAAAGTACCTGAAGTGCTTCGCGTGATGTCGCTGGACAGTTTTGTGCCCGGCGGCCAGCCGGCAAAGCTGAAGCTGATCGCGCAAGGGGCGAGGGTGCTCGAGCCCGCGCTCAATCCGGAGTCGATCGATGCCCCGCCCTCCGACCAGGAGAACGTCGAGGCCTTGAAGGGATCGGCGGAGAGCCTGCGCAAGGCCGCCGGCGACGCCAAGGGCCCGGGGGCGGTAGCCTCGCGCAGGCTCGCCGACGCGCTGTCGAAACTCGCCGAATCGGACGGGGCGACGCGGGACAAGGCCGAGGCCGTTTTCGTGACGCCGCTGAAGGTGGTGCTGGACCAGCTCAAGAACTCGCTGCAGGCGGCGCCGGTCAGCCTGAAGACGCTGCCGGCCAACCTGGTCGCGGCCTGGAAAACCAAGGACGGCCTGATGCGTGTCGAGGCGCTGCCGCGCGGCGATCCCAACGACAACGATACGCTGCGCAAGTTCGCCGGCGCCGTTCTGGAAGCCGAGCCGAATGCGATCGGGGGGCCGGTATCGATCCTCAAGTCCGGCGACACCGTCGTGAAGGCGTTCATTCACGCCGGGATCTGGGCGCTGGTCGTGATCAGCGTCCTGCTCTGGCTGGCGTTGCGGCGGGTCACCGACGTGCTGCTGACGCTGGTTCCGCTGCTGGTGGCGGGGGCGGTGACGCTGGAAATCTGCGTGCTGATCGGGTTGCCGCTCAACTTCGCCAATATCGTCGCGCTGCCGCTGCTGCTCGGCGTCGGCGTCGCGTTCAAGATCTATTACGTCACGGCCTGGCGGTCGGGCAGGACGAATCTGCTGCAGACCAGCCTGACGCGCGCGATCTTCTTCAGCGCGCTGACGACCGCCACGGCGTTCGGAAGCCTGTGGCTATCGAGTCATCCGGGAACCGCGAGCATGGGCAAGCTGCTGGCGCTCTCTCTCGTCACCACGCTCGCCGCGGTGCTGCTGTTCCAGCCGGCGCTAATGGGCAAACCGCGCGATATCGGGGAGTAGGCAGATATCGCCGATGTCGCCGGGCTGCCCGGCCACTTGCTTCTGATTCGCTTTTGCAGAGCCGGTG
The sequence above is drawn from the Bradyrhizobium sediminis genome and encodes:
- the ispH gene encoding 4-hydroxy-3-methylbut-2-enyl diphosphate reductase; the protein is MEVYLAQPRGFCAGVVRAIEIVERALEKYGPPVYVRHEIVHNKYVVESLKNKGAIFVEDLSEVPPLSVTVFSAHGVARSVEEEAAVRGLPVLNATCPLVTKVHNQGKRYMSKGRVLVLIGHAGHPEVEGTMGQVPGPVTLVQNVDDVAALTLPADTPVAYITQTTLSVDDTKDIISALQARFTDIQGPDIRDICYATQNRQSAVRDLSKLVDVILVVGATNSSNSNRLREIGTEVGVASYLIADGSELNPEWLKDAKAVGITAGASAPEVLVDDVIEALRRIGPVKVSVLPGREENIEFRLPAELTAG
- a CDS encoding MMPL family transporter, whose translation is MLTRIVVSIVKACTRFALPTVLIALILAIAAGFYTARNFAINTDINTLISPNLDWRKRDNQFGEAFDRERTILAVVEAPTPELTSTAAAALARKLVGDTRHFESVQQLGSGEFFEKNGLLFLSVEEVGRLTGQFSSAAPLIEIMAGDPSIRGLTGALETGLAGVKRGQFKLDSTERPFNLIAQTVENVLNKGAATFSWRELVSDKPLTDSDRRAFIEFKPILDFNALEPGKAATDAIRQAASELNLAGGFDARIRLTGPVPIANEEFSTVQDGAIVNGIGTVLVVLVILWMALHSSKIIFAVFLNLFIGLSITTAVGLMMVGSLNLLSIAFAVLFVGLGVDFGIQFSVRYRSERFKNDDLALALERAAERSAVPLSLAAMATAAGFLCFLPTDYKGISELGKIAGVGMLAAFLTSITVLPALLKLLNPPGESEPVGYAFLAPVDEFLEKHRVGIIAGTLLVAVAGLPFLYFMKFDFNPINLRNSQVESIATFLDLRKDPNTGANAVNVMTNSEADAKKIEARLEKVPEVLRVMSLDSFVPGGQPAKLKLIAQGARVLEPALNPESIDAPPSDQENVEALKGSAESLRKAAGDAKGPGAVASRRLADALSKLAESDGATRDKAEAVFVTPLKVVLDQLKNSLQAAPVSLKTLPANLVAAWKTKDGLMRVEALPRGDPNDNDTLRKFAGAVLEAEPNAIGGPVSILKSGDTVVKAFIHAGIWALVVISVLLWLALRRVTDVLLTLVPLLVAGAVTLEICVLIGLPLNFANIVALPLLLGVGVAFKIYYVTAWRSGRTNLLQTSLTRAIFFSALTTATAFGSLWLSSHPGTASMGKLLALSLVTTLAAVLLFQPALMGKPRDIGE
- the hpnH gene encoding adenosyl-hopene transferase HpnH, giving the protein MAIPFFKEMRIGGYMLKQKLLGRKRYPLVLMLEPLFRCNLECVGCGKIDYPDAILNRRMSAQECWDAADECGAPMVAIPGGEPLIHKEIGEIVRGLVARKKFVSLCTNALLLEKKLDLFEPSPYLFFSVHLDGLKDHHDKAVSQKGVFDRAVSAIKAAKAKGFAVNVNATIFDGHAAEDIAKFLDFTTELGVGVSMSPGYAYERAPDQEHFLNRTKTKKLFRDVFALGKGKKWNFMHSGLFLDFLAGNQDFECTPWGMPARNIFGWQKPCYLLGEGYTKTFKELMETTDWETYGTGKYEKCADCMAHCGYEPTAASAALSSPLKALWVSLRGVKTTGPMAPEISLDKQRPAQYIFSAEVQKRLSEIRRDEAAAAQLKEAQKASTAA